Part of the Candidatus Brocadia sinica JPN1 genome, AGTTCCTGATTATATTGCCGGAAATTGATAGTGGAGAATTGGACAGGATATCAGGTCTCTTGGTAAATGCAGTAGAAAATTGTCTCGTAAAAGACGAGGAAAAGAATCTGAATATTGATTTTAGGGTAACGGTAGGGACAAGTTCTGTCACTACGCTGACAAAAAACATCACCGATTTAATTGAACAGGCAGGCAAGGCGCTCTATGCTGCCAAGGTGTCGAAGAAGGCGCGTTCGAAAGGGCGGCCGGTCGCTGAACTGAAAAGATGAGAAAGACAAAAGTTTCTTTTCACAAACGGGGCGATGGAACTCTGCCGGAAATCATTACCATTATCCCGCTGAAGGACGATGTGGTTTTCCCGCACCTGATTCTTCCGTTAGACCTGACCGGAGAAGGGTTGGTAAAGGCTATAAACGACGCCACCATCAAGAACGAATTTATTGGCGTTGTAGCATTAAAGTACGGTGTCGATTCGCCAAAACCCAATGACTTTTACGAAGTTGGAACCGCCGTTAAGGTCGTTCAGGTATTAGAAGCTACTTCAGACAATGTAAAAGTCCTTATAGAAGGCGTGATGCGAATCAAGGTCATGGATTATGTGCAAACAGAGCCGTATTATAAAGCTCGGGTGGAAGAAATTCGTGAATTTACGGAAAAATCTGAAACGATCGATGTACTTGTGCAGAGTGTTATCACACTCTTTAAGCTGAGCGCCATGCTGGGAAAGACCTTGCCTAAAGACCTGATTTCTATGATCGATACAGTCAATAATCCATCAATACTGGCAGATCTGGCAGCCATTTATCTGGAATTGCCTGTGAATGAAAAGCAGAAATTACTGGAGATGATTGATCCCCAGAAGCGATTGAGGGTCGTATTCCACTACCTGAACAAAGAAGTCCAGTTGAAAGAAGTTCGGGGGAAGATTGATGAAGAAGTCGCCAAAGAAATGTCAAAGACCCAGCGGGAATACTTCCTGAGAGAACAGTTAAGAGCTATTCAGAAGGAATTGGGACAGGAAGACTCCCATATGGAAGAACTCAATAAACTGGAAGATAAGATTAAAGAGGCAAAGATGCCCAGGGAGGTAGAAGATGTGGCTATGAAAGAACTAGAAAGATTAAGGGACATTAATCCCGCATCGGCAGAGTATCCGGTTTCCCGGACATATCTGGATTATCTCATTAACATTCCCTGGAACAAAAAGACGATCGATAACCTGGAGATCAATCAAGCAGAGCGGATTTTGAATGAAGACCATTACGGTCTGGAGAAGGTTAAAGCGCGTATCCTTGAATTCTTGGCTGTACACAAATTAAAGGAAAAGTTGAAAGGTCCTATACTCTGCTTCTGTGGCCCTCCGGGAACGGGGAAAACATCATTAGGAAAATCGATTGCACGTTCTCTGGGCAGAAAGTTTATTCGCATCTCTTTGGGGGGCATTCGCGATGAAGCCGAGATCCGGGGGCACAGACGTACCTACGTGGGCGCATTGCCCGGACGCATTATGCAAGAAATCTGCCGTGCGGGATCTAGTAATCCTGTATTCATGCTGGATGAGATTGATAAAATCGGTGCAGATTTTCGGGGAGATCCTGCTTCCGCCCTATTGGAAGTCTTAGACCCTGAACAAAACGTTAGTTTTGTGGATCATTATCTCGATGTTTCTTTTGACCTTTCCCATGTGTTATTCATCACAACGGCAAATATCCTTGATACCGTTCATACTGCACTGAGGGATCGGATGGAGGTCATATATCTCCCCGGATACAGTGAAGATGAGAAATTGAAAATAGCACACCAATTCCTGATCCCAAAGCAAATCAAAGAAAATGGATTAGAAAACCATCCTGTCATATTCCAGGATCAATCCATTTATAAGATCATTCGGGAATATACCCGGGAGGCAGGGTTGAGAAACCTCGAACGTGAGATTGGGTCGATCTGTAGAAAGATTGCCAAGGAGATAGTTGCCGGCAAACAGGTCACAAAAGAAATAGCGCCGGAGATAGTAGAAAAATTTCTTGGCCCAAGAAAATACTTCTATCAGGTCGCCGATGAAGAAGACAGGGTGGGAGTAGTTACGGGTCTTGCCTGGACAGAGACAGGCGGAGATATAATCTTTGTAGAGGCATCCCGTATGAAGGGAGAGAAAGAGCTGACTCTTACGGGACAATTGGGCGACGTCATGCAGGAATCGGCCATTGCCGCACTCAGTTATGTCCGCAGTAATGCAAAGCGACTGGCTATTGACGAGAATTTCTATGATACTTCAGAAATTCATATCCACGTCCCTTCCGGCGCTATACCGAAAGACGGGCCTTCTGCGGGCATTACCATGTGTATGGCGCTGATTTCGCTCCTGACAGGCAGACACGCCAGGAGAGAAGTGGCGCTTACCGGTGAGGTCACATTGACGGGAAATGTGTTGCCGATTGGAGGGGTGAAGGAAAAGGTGCTTGCGGCCATAAGGGCCGGGGTAAAGACGATAGTACTACCCTTAAAAAACAAAGACGACTACGAAGAAATTGATAAGGAAATCCGTGACAAAATCCGGTGTGTTTATATCCAAAAGATCGATGATGCCATAGATACGGTACTAATTCAAAGGCAATAGAGAGAAGGAGGGAGAAATCCGTGATCAACATAAAAAATATACTCTGCCCAATTGACTACTCGGTATATTCTGAAATGGCTTTAAAATATGCAATCGAATTTGCCGAAAAATACCTGGCAAAGCTCTACCTGATACACGTCCTAGATATTCGTATTTATGACATTAATGATCCGGATCTCTATAACGTTACTATAGTAGACGCAGAAATGATAAATAAGTTGCGGGAAAGGTTGCTCAAGTGTGTGAATGAAGATACGAAAGGCAGGATATCGGTTGAGGCTGTTATTATCCAGGGGATCCCTTTTGCCGAGATCATCAAGGCATCAAAAGAGTATAAGATTGACTTGATTGTGATCGGCACGCACGGTAGGACAGGTCTCTCCCATGCCATTATGGGCAGTGTGGCAGAAAAAGTAGTCCGCAAGGCCCCCTGTCCGGTGCTTACGATAAGACATCCTGAGCATGATTTTATCATGCCGTAGTGTGTAGGTTTTTAAAAGAAAGCGGAAAATGAGCTTATAACTTGAGCACTTTATGACTAAATATATACTTATAGACCACACCGCGGATATCGGGATCGACGTGTTCGGGGCCACATTACAGGAAATATTCGCAAATGCGGCGTTTGCATTATTTGATATCATTACGGACTTATCGAAAGTGGAAGGGACGATCGAATATACAATAAGCATTTCCGGGATAGATAAAGAACAACTCCTCGTCAATTGGTTAAGTGAATTATTGTACCTGCATGAAGTAAAAAATCTCCTATTCAAGGATTTTTATGTTGCAGACGTTCAGGACACTCAATTAAACGCATCAGCGCGGGGTGAGATATTTGCCGAAGATAAACATGTGATTAAAACGGAGATCAAGGCCGTTACCTATCATTGCTTATCGATCGTCCAGGAAGATCACCAATGGAAGGCTCGGATTATATTTGATATATAGGTAAGCAGTAGGGGCAAAACGTCTGTTCGCTCCTATATCGTTTATCCATTTAGCTGAATGCTAAATGCTTATGTTTATGAAAAGGGGTTTTGTTTTATGACAGATGACAAATATAAAATTCAGAAGATAGATGACTATCGCTGGCGAATTCCAAGGGAAGGCAAGATGCGGGTAGATGGCATTGTGTACGCCGATGCGCACATGCTGGAAGATATTCAAAAAGACGAAAGTTTGCAACAGGTGATTAATGTCTCTTTTCTTCCGGGGATTATAAAACATTCGCTCGCAATGCCAGACATCCATTGGGGGTATGGTTTCCCTATCGGAGGCGTAGCGGCATTTGATATGGACGAGGGTGTGGTTTCCCCCGGCGGCGTGGGCTATGATATCAACTGCGGGGTAAGATTACTGAGAACCGGGTTGTATCGTGTTGAGCTTGTCAATAAGCTGGAATCTGTAGTGAATACCCTATTTGCCAATATCCCATCTGGGGTAGGGTCCCATCGCAAAGATTTGAAACTTTCTCAACAGGAAGTAAAAAACGTGCTCAAGAACGGCGCGCGATGGGCGGTCTCGCTGGGTTACGGCACAAAAGAAGATTTAGAACATATCGAGGAAAAGGGATGCATTGCGGGGGCTAACCCTGAACTGGTTTCAGGGCGGGCCATTGAACGTGGCCTGGCTCAATTGGGCACCCTTGGTTCCGGAAATCATTTTGTGGAGGTTGGCTACGTATCAGAGGTTTATCATGTGGAGATTGCACGTGTGCTGGGACTCGAAAAAGATGGCATTACCATCGTGGTGCACACGGGCTCAAGAGGATTGGGTTATCAGGTTTGTGACGACTTCCTTCGGGTCATGATAAATGCAGCTCGAAAATATAGCATAGAACTTCCGGACCGGCAACTCTGCTGTGCCCCGATTAACTCTCAGGAAGGGCGGGAATATCTTGCCGCAATGGCCTGCGCGGCCAATTATGCATTTGCCAACCGGCAGATGATTACCCACTGGGTTCGTGAATCCTTTGAAAGGGCATTACACATTGGTCCAAAGGAGTCCAAAATTTCCCCGGTCTATGATGTGTGTCATAATATTGCCAAATTTGAAGATCATATCGTGGAAGGTGAGAAGAAGCGGTTGTGTGTGCATCGGAAAGGGGCAACACGTGCGTTTCCACCTAATCATCCCGATACCCCCGATGCATATAAAGCAGTGGGTCAACCCGTTTTGATACCGGGGGATATGGGTCGTTGTTCCTATGTGCTTGTGGGCACTGAGAAGGCATATGCTGATACCTTTGGGAGTACCTGTCACGGGGCAGGAAGGGTGATGAGCAGAGGTCAAGCGACGAGGACGGCCAAAGGCCGAAGCATTGCCCAGGAGCTGAAGGAAAAAGGCATCCTTGTCCGTGCCGACAGCCGTGCCACGCTGGACGAAGAGATCCCAGAGGCATACAAGAATGTAACTGAAGTTGTGGATGTCGTCGAACACGCCGGTATCAGTAAAAAAATTGTCCAGTTAAAGCCGTTGTGTGTTGTTAAAGGGTAGCTTGGTAGTCCTGAAGTGCATTTTGGCAAACCATACAGAGTTGGTGCAAGAAAACTGTACGCATTGGACTTAATTAGAAAAAAAGAGATATATGCGACTGAAAAGATTTGAAGACAACTTTTTGTGTTGTCGAGCCCTACAGGTATCGCATCCGTCATATTGACAAATAATGTTTTAGAACGGTACACTTTGGATACTTCACAAAACATTGAGATATATG contains:
- the lon gene encoding endopeptidase La, whose product is MRKTKVSFHKRGDGTLPEIITIIPLKDDVVFPHLILPLDLTGEGLVKAINDATIKNEFIGVVALKYGVDSPKPNDFYEVGTAVKVVQVLEATSDNVKVLIEGVMRIKVMDYVQTEPYYKARVEEIREFTEKSETIDVLVQSVITLFKLSAMLGKTLPKDLISMIDTVNNPSILADLAAIYLELPVNEKQKLLEMIDPQKRLRVVFHYLNKEVQLKEVRGKIDEEVAKEMSKTQREYFLREQLRAIQKELGQEDSHMEELNKLEDKIKEAKMPREVEDVAMKELERLRDINPASAEYPVSRTYLDYLINIPWNKKTIDNLEINQAERILNEDHYGLEKVKARILEFLAVHKLKEKLKGPILCFCGPPGTGKTSLGKSIARSLGRKFIRISLGGIRDEAEIRGHRRTYVGALPGRIMQEICRAGSSNPVFMLDEIDKIGADFRGDPASALLEVLDPEQNVSFVDHYLDVSFDLSHVLFITTANILDTVHTALRDRMEVIYLPGYSEDEKLKIAHQFLIPKQIKENGLENHPVIFQDQSIYKIIREYTREAGLRNLEREIGSICRKIAKEIVAGKQVTKEIAPEIVEKFLGPRKYFYQVADEEDRVGVVTGLAWTETGGDIIFVEASRMKGEKELTLTGQLGDVMQESAIAALSYVRSNAKRLAIDENFYDTSEIHIHVPSGAIPKDGPSAGITMCMALISLLTGRHARREVALTGEVTLTGNVLPIGGVKEKVLAAIRAGVKTIVLPLKNKDDYEEIDKEIRDKIRCVYIQKIDDAIDTVLIQRQ
- a CDS encoding universal stress protein; translated protein: MINIKNILCPIDYSVYSEMALKYAIEFAEKYLAKLYLIHVLDIRIYDINDPDLYNVTIVDAEMINKLRERLLKCVNEDTKGRISVEAVIIQGIPFAEIIKASKEYKIDLIVIGTHGRTGLSHAIMGSVAEKVVRKAPCPVLTIRHPEHDFIMP
- a CDS encoding archease produces the protein MTKYILIDHTADIGIDVFGATLQEIFANAAFALFDIITDLSKVEGTIEYTISISGIDKEQLLVNWLSELLYLHEVKNLLFKDFYVADVQDTQLNASARGEIFAEDKHVIKTEIKAVTYHCLSIVQEDHQWKARIIFDI
- a CDS encoding RtcB family protein — encoded protein: MTDDKYKIQKIDDYRWRIPREGKMRVDGIVYADAHMLEDIQKDESLQQVINVSFLPGIIKHSLAMPDIHWGYGFPIGGVAAFDMDEGVVSPGGVGYDINCGVRLLRTGLYRVELVNKLESVVNTLFANIPSGVGSHRKDLKLSQQEVKNVLKNGARWAVSLGYGTKEDLEHIEEKGCIAGANPELVSGRAIERGLAQLGTLGSGNHFVEVGYVSEVYHVEIARVLGLEKDGITIVVHTGSRGLGYQVCDDFLRVMINAARKYSIELPDRQLCCAPINSQEGREYLAAMACAANYAFANRQMITHWVRESFERALHIGPKESKISPVYDVCHNIAKFEDHIVEGEKKRLCVHRKGATRAFPPNHPDTPDAYKAVGQPVLIPGDMGRCSYVLVGTEKAYADTFGSTCHGAGRVMSRGQATRTAKGRSIAQELKEKGILVRADSRATLDEEIPEAYKNVTEVVDVVEHAGISKKIVQLKPLCVVKG